GTCAAACAACAGACTAAAAGTGTTGGTGTTATACGGCAGTCTTCGTCGGAGGTCCTACTCTCGCTTGGTGGCGCTGGAAGCCAGCAGGATTCTCTTTCGTCTGGGCTGTGATGTCCGTGTGTTTAATCCTGAGGGGTTACCAGTGAAGAATGATACCGAGCATGGCCACCCCAAGGTGCAAGAGCTCCGAGAGCTGAGTAAATGGAGTGATGGTCATATCTGGGTTTCACCTGAACAGCACGGTAATCTAGTTAGTATTCGGCTCTCCCCAATCTTGAATTCTCATTACTGACGACGTTCAGACCGCCGTGTTCAAAAATCAGATCGACTGGATCCCGCTTACCACCGGGAGTGTTCGTCCCACGCAAGGCCGGACCCTTGCCATTGCGCAGGTGTGCGGCGGATCGCAATCATTCAACGCTGTCAACTCCCTGCGTATCCTCGGCCGGTGGATGCGCATGTTTACTATCCCGAATCAGTCTTCTATCCCCCAAGCGTATACCCATTTCCCTGACGAGGGTCAACCGGGAGACCAGAGACTTATGCCTAGTGGCAACCGGGACCGGCTGGTAGATTGCATGGAGGAGTTTGTGAAATATACTATACTCATGCGTCCTCACCTGGAGCTTTTTGGTGATCGGTTCAGTGAGcgggaggagaagagggtGAAGGAGGGGAATATGAGGGCAGCACGCGCAAAGACAAGTTAAGCGTAGTAAGGGGAGTGGGGTTTGTATATATCGTGCGGCATTGGAGAGGCCCAGCTCTGAGGGTATGTACTTAGTCAATAGAATAGATTTGTTTAGAATAGCCCTTCGGTCTGtttcttttcattttgaCACCTAGCAAGTATGTATGATATTGATTTTGAGCCTTTTTACAATTAATAAATGTGTTGGGTCAGAGGCAGATATATACATGTAGTCTAAAAGACTTTTCGGCACACTGGAAACATACCAACCAACCTAGCCCATCCCCAGAACGAACTATTATGAACGAGAAAGATATCCCTCCACATGCCCAATTTCTGATCCTCTTCCGGAACGAGGGCAAGAGCCAATATTATTCTGGGCAGGTCTCCAGCGAGGGTTTTGTTTGCTCATGGTCTTCGCCGAACAATATAAATTTGGGGATTGCGCGACATGTCTCTTCGATTGTTGCAAATGCTCCGCTTCACAAATCCCAGGTCAGGACATAATATAGCAGATGCAATTTGTCTTCCGCAACGGATGTTGACGATCCGACAACGTGCACAATATTGGGACACTTATGCTCCATTTCATAGTATCATATGAAGCTTCTGGTGCATAGAGAAGAATGTCGGCAGCTCTTGCACGTCCCATTGTTCTGCACTAGAATACCAATTTCCTGAGTTTTTCTATCGTTTCTTTCCTACTctctgttttttttttttttttttctcgcgTTATAGCGTACCTGCGCTGTTGATTACGAGAGCGACATTGTCCACATTTCATAACAGTTTGACGGGGCTAGTAAGATATTGATAGATGGGGCAATTTTCTAGGCGTCTGGATCTTGGTGCCAAGAGCATGTTACGTGCTGTACAAAACAACCTTTGGTATTGAATAAAAAATGGAACTACACTAAGATCAGGCAGCATGTTGAGCTCGAAAAGCAGGTTCAACTAAACAGCTGGAGTTCAGTAATAAGTCTCTCAACGCGACAACGGATTTGGTTGCGAATTAGACGGACAGCATCAAGGCCTTGCCCGGCAGGGTCGTCAAGTTGCCAGTCGATGTAGCGCTTGCCGGGGAAGAAGGGACAGGTGTCCCCACACCCCATGGTGATTACAACATCGCTAGCTTGGACAGCGTCGGCATTGAGGATCTTAGGTTTCTGATTGGTAAGGTCGATACCTTCTTCGCGCATAGCTTCGACGACGATAGGATTGACAGAGTCGGCTGGGACTGAGCCGGCGGAGCGGACTTCAATAGCGTCGCCAGCAAGGTGAGTAAGGTAGCCCGCGGCCATTTGGGAGCGACCGGCGTTGTGGACGCAAACAAACAAGATGCCGGGCTTGTCAGCCATGGTCACCTTTTAGTGGTTGGCTCGGCGATCGTTGTGGAGCGGCTCGTGAAACGTaaggaaagaaaatatcAATACTGGTGTCTTTGCACCGTCAATGACTGcaaagggggggggggagatCTGTAAGCGTCTAATTCAGTGACCATTCAGCTAGTTTGGTAAGATTCATTCTCACTGATAGTGTCTAAAGAGGCTGCTCGGACAGTAGAATTTCGATTCGTCTAGTGATGCCGGGGCTCCAACGGCCATAATATATCATGCTACACCAATTGGACTCGAGCTAGGGCCCAGACTTGCGTATCACTCCCGTGCTCTGATTGGTCGCGAGTGGAACCTAGTTTCCAAAGCCAAAGGGGTAAAAAAGAAACCTGTGTAGACCGCACTTGATCCGTTTATATTCCTTCTCTGCCAACTCTTGCCCAATAAACATCTGCCAGTGACATCCTAATGGGACCTCTCCACTATCACCCTAAAAATGAAGAATACCTCAAATTCTGTACAGCGTCAGTCTACCAACAGAAATTCTCTCCCGATACGTTTGCCTGAGCGGAACCATTGCAGAAGGACCTGGCGAGAGATACCCATTGCTACGCTCAGAGTGATCTGGAGGCCACGGCCTAGATAGTTCCCAGTGTGTCACTCGGGCTATGATTGGCTACGAACAGTGTTGATCTGGATTTCCGGTCAGACATGGCCTATTCGGCCAATCGGCATTTGCCAGTGACATCCTGGGGCGGGCCGCCCTACTATCAAGTCATGATCCAACCAGAGTAAATAGAACAGCATCGAAGGATAATCACTCAATATAAATCCACCTCTCATTGCTCCACTGCTCCATATATTGCAGTAC
This sequence is a window from Aspergillus chevalieri M1 DNA, chromosome 5, nearly complete sequence. Protein-coding genes within it:
- a CDS encoding uncharacterized protein (COG:S;~EggNog:ENOG410PH5E;~InterPro:IPR014063,IPR005025,IPR029039;~PFAM:PF03358;~go_function: GO:0016491 - oxidoreductase activity [Evidence IEA]), whose product is MIPRFRIPLVLKPSPVIRSAVRFPPCRYTTMAHPAAAQPELTAPGGHESMQHPEHPSLAISQSEDDTDIRQKYRPFILVDDATEDWVSTLELTTAMSMAAQELHKSNNRLKVLVLYGSLRRRSYSRLVALEASRILFRLGCDVRVFNPEGLPVKNDTEHGHPKVQELRELSKWSDGHIWVSPEQHGNLTAVFKNQIDWIPLTTGSVRPTQGRTLAIAQVCGGSQSFNAVNSLRILGRWMRMFTIPNQSSIPQAYTHFPDEGQPGDQRLMPSGNRDRLVDCMEEFVKYTILMRPHLELFGDRFSEREEKRVKEGNMRAARAKTS
- a CDS encoding arsenate reductase ArsC (COG:T;~EggNog:ENOG410PWY4;~InterPro:IPR023485,IPR036196;~PFAM:PF01451) is translated as MADKPGILFVCVHNAGRSQMAAGYLTHLAGDAIEVRSAGSVPADSVNPIVVEAMREEGIDLTNQKPKILNADAVQASDVVITMGCGDTCPFFPGKRYIDWQLDDPAGQGLDAVRLIRNQIRCRVERLITELQLFS